In Chondrinema litorale, the DNA window AGCGAAATAATCACCCCAAGGCACATCTCCTATTGGTAAGGTTATGTTTCCACCAACAGAAAGTAAATTATAAATTCTATCAGCTTCTTCTTTACTATCTACATTCACAGTAATATGAAAATTATTACCTTCAATATGCTCATGCCCCCTTTCTTCTAAAGAATCACTTCCCATTAAAATATCATTACCAATTGGCAGTGCAATGTGCATAATCTTATTGAGCGATTCTTCAGACATTTTATCTTGCCCCTCGAATGGCATGTCTTTAAATTTCATTTTTGAGGCAAACTCTCCTCCAAATATAGATTGGTAAAAATCAAACACTTCTTCAGCGTTTCCAAAAAAGTTTAAATACGGGTTTATTTTAATCATCTTCTTGTTTTTTATACAATAGTAAGCCTTTAAACAAGAGTATGACCTGTATGAATCCGACATTCATAAGGGTAATTGCGACAAACTTTTATAGCATATTTATTTCTTCTTACCTAGCTGAAATGTTCTTGAAATATTGAAACCAAAATGTATATCACCATCAAAAAAATTGTTGTATGTTTCAGTGATAAATCCTTTCTCGATCATTGCCTGGCTGTTAGTAAAATGAAGTTGAAAAACATGGCCACCAGTTTCTATATCAATTCCAATTGCTATAGAATTATAAGTTTCTTCGGTGAGTGGTTCAAACTGATAATAATACTCTGCATTGAGCGAGAATCTTTTTGTTAATTTAATACGACCACCTGCACCTAATGAGAAAATATCATTTCTTAATTGGTTTTCTGTAATTGCATTGTAATGTACAAAAGAAGGCATAACTTGTAATGATAAAGCTGGACTAAACTTACGAGCGATCAATACTTGATGGGTAAAAACCATTTTATCTGTAAAATCCATTACCTCTTCATAGTCTACATCCTTTAAAGTTTTAACTGCCACAGATGAAAATAAAGTAACTGAAATTGGCATTGCTCCTGCTCCTTGAGATTGCTTAAGCAATCTATATTTCAAATATGAGTCGTAAGTTTTTTCGTACGAATTTCTACCAATCCCAATATTAAAATCATCAGTTAACCCATAGTCAAACCCAATTCTTACATTTGATTGATCTAGCCCAAAAAACTGATAACCACCACCACTAATTTCTCCAAACCGGTGAGAGATCAAGAAATCCAAATTATGCTTTTTTCTTGTTTCGATTGAATGACCATTTATCAATCTGGTACCTTTAAAAGTAGCATCTACATAAGTTTTAATCTTATCAGATTCTTCATTTAGCATTTCGAGCAAATCGTCTTGCGCATTTGCTTTTGAAAACAGAATTATTGAAAATATAATTAGAAAGTATTTTCTCATGGGGTTTCTTCTTTATTGAAATTGAAATCAGCTGTAACTTCTACTTCTTCGGCAATATTTTTAATTACTACACTTGGTATCTTAATTTTATATTCGGCTACTTGAATAATAAATTTGGTATGTACTGCTACATTTTTCTCCTGAATCGTAATGGTTGCAGGAATACTCACTTGTTTAGTTACACCATGAATTGTCAGTTCACCATTAACCAAAACTTCTTTTTTCCCAACTTCATCAAAATTGATTTTCTCAGATAAAATACCAGTTAAAGTAGCTTTTGGGTATTTGTCAGACTCCACATAATTTTCATTAAAATGCTCCTCCATTAAAGACTTATCGAAATGGAAACTTTTCATCAAGATGGATACTGCAACCTTATTAGTTTCTGTATCAATTACACCTAAAGCTTGATTAGTTGAGGCTTCTATATCTTCGAGTGGCGCTTCAGAAAAAAATCTGGCTTTACCCTCTTTATCTAATAGTCTGGTTTGTGCCAAAACTACTGTTTGAGCAACTAAGCCTAAAATCAGTAATATTATCTTCTTTTTCATAATTCAATTTATTAAAGTACAGTTAGAGTTGAATTGATTAAAAAATTCGAGTCTATAGAAAACCCTTTAACCATCACGATGGTAATTGCCAGAACTACCATTGATTGGTTTTTTAATTTACATGACCATTGTATTAATTATTCTGCGCACCATCGTCTACCCAACAAGCAATAGCATCTATTTGGGTTTGGGATAATTTGCCGCTTGGTGGCATTGAACCTGATCCAGTTTGTGCTTTTATTCTACCTGCATTCTGTTGAATATTAGACAGAGAGCTAAGATTTGGACTTACATTACCTCCGTGGCAATTACTTGTTGCGCAATTAGATGAGATGATGTTATCAATAGTAGCATTGTAGCTAACTCCAGTAGTTAAAGTTACTGTCTGAGTTATTACACAACCTACATTGTCTGTGGCAGTAATAGTATATTCACCAGCAGCAAGATTATTAAAGGTATTGCTTGATACAGCAGATGCATCATTTAAACTATATGTATATGGTGTTTCTCCACCAGTAGCATTTACTATAATAGAACCATTCGTTGAACCACATCCAGTATCATCAACATCTAATGAAATATTGATTCCATCTACATTTTGAATACTTACTAAAACAGTGGAAGTACAATTGTTACCATCAGATACCATTACTTCATAAGTACCTGCACTTAGGTTAGAAAATTGACCAGATGTTTGAAAGCTATCATCAATTGCATATTCGTAAACACCATCGCCACCAGTTGCTTCTACTTGGAAACCACCATTAGAAACACCGCAGTTGGCACCTTGAATATCACCAACAACTGACAGAGCTAAATTAGAACTACTACAATCTGATACAGGGCTTAGTTGTTCATATTGACAGCCAAAGCAAGACACTATTAATAAATAGATTAAATTTCGAGAAAAAAACATGGAGAGATTGAGGTTAGGGAAAGAAGCGGGAAATAAATATCTCCCGCATCTTGGTTTATAGGAAACTTTAACTAGATAATTCATTACTTTAATTTTTGTACTCATTATTTCATCAAAATTTATCTGTTGAAATAAAATATACTTCTTTTATTCAGCCAGATTTAGATTATTATTTACAATTGGCCACACACCTGGAGATGGAAAACTAATTCCTTTATTCTCACCTCTGTTCTCATCTTGACCGAAGTAATAAAGTGGCCAGCCTCTAAATGTTAGCTGCTTTTCTCCATATACGAGAATTTCACCGAAGTCAGATTTATCCATACCAGAAGGAAGTTCATTTATTTCTGTATAGAATATTGGCCATACTCCATTGTTGCTAAAATCTTCTGCTGTAAAGTTGTTGGTATCTTTAGTATCGTTGATGAAAATATAGATAGTATTACCAGCAGCATCTGTAAAGTACTTTGTTACTCCTTCGCCTTCTTCATAATCACCAGTATAGTTTTTACCATCGTGACCAACTAACTGCGCATCGGCGATCATTAAGCTGTAACTTTCTTTTGCGACATACCATACATTATTAACTCCGTCACCTAATACTTCACCAGTATCTTCAATTTCACCATCTGCAGTTGGAGAGTAATAATAGAGTGGCCAACCTTTATAGGTGGTTTGCATTGTTACGCCATCTGCTAAAGTGATTGTTCCAAAGTCGTCTTCGTCCAAATTTGAACCTGATTCAATGATGATATCTTCGTTGTAAAAAATTGGCCAGACATTTAAACAACCACCTGTGCAATTGCTACTTCCATCAGCATCTTTGGTAAAGTAATAAAGACTATTACCTACTGCATCAGTTATGATTTCACCAAAAGTATCATCATCAGTAATTTTTACAGTTGGGGCTTCTTCTGCTTGTTCGGTATCTGTATTTACAATTGGCCAAACTCCCGGTGCAGGAAAACTAATCCCTTTATTATCTCCTCTTTCTGTATCTTGACCAAAATAATATAATGGCCAGCCTTTGTAAGTAAGTTGTTGTTCACCATACACATCTATAGTTCCAAAATCACTAACATTTAAAGTACTCGGCAATGATGCGATGTCATCATAAAAAATTGGCCAAACACCGTCATTACTAAAATCTTCGGCAGTAAAATTATTTTTGTCTTTCGAGTCATTTATAAATATATATAGTGTGCGACCTGCTGCATCTACAAAATACTGAGTCTCGGAATCTCCTTCTGTATAATCACTTGTATAGTTTACACCATCTGCGCCAACAAGTTGAGCATTTGCCAACATAATTGAGTAATCTGGTTTAGCAACAAACCACACATTATTTACAGCTTCTCCATTAGTTGCACCTGCTGATTCTGTAGCTCCATCGCCAGTAGATGAATAATAGTAAAGTGGCCAACCTTTATAAGTGGTTTGCTTTTCGCCATCGTCTCTGGTTATCTCACCAAAGTCAACCGCATCGAGACCATTGCCAATTTCAGGATTTTCTACATAATATATAGGCCAAAAATCTAAACAACCGCCAGCGCATTTGCTTGTTCCATCTGTATCTTTTGTAAAGAAATATAAGGTTTTTCCATCTCCATCTACCAGAATACTACCTAATGTTCCATTGCTAGAAAGGTTTATTGATGATGAAGTTTCATCAGGAGTAACATCATCGTCATCGTCTTTACAAGCACTTAATAAAAGTAGACTGAGCATTATATAGGTTAATATTGAATATCGTATTTGCTTTTTCATCGTGCTAAATTTTCTTCATTAAACATAGTTAACCAGGGGTTATAAGCGTGATAACCTTGTGATTTTCAAAACTTAAATTATTACTTGTGTTAGTGTAAGCTTCGGGAAGAATTGCCCGAAAATTTGTTTACGTTTTGGCCAAAACGATATTTTAATCCAACATTTACTCCGCTACTTAGCAGGTAAATTGAACCTTGCCCTACACCACGTATTGGTGTTTTAAAGTAAGGGTCTACAATTAAAGAAAAGTGATTATTTAAATAGTGTTCGTAAGTAACTGATAGATTTAAAGAACCCATCAAATGGAAATTTTCTCTTTTTCCTTCCCAACCTTCAACTTGTCCTTCTATATAAGTATCGTATTCAAACTTATAATTTTCGGTAAGCATCCAGTAAGAAGAAAAGCCTGCATTTAACCAAATAGACCTTCTTGAATTTTTGAATAAACTGTATCCAACATTAATCGGAATATCTAAAGTTAAACAGCGTGCATCAGTGTAAGTCGGTGCAATGCCGCCTTTCCAATAATATGCTCTTGGTGGAGAATAGTCTTCACCAGTTGCTGAATATATTTTATTATTAAGTATAGTTCCTAAACCAATTTTCACTCTTGCTGATGGATAATATTCTATCTGTGCTCCTACCGCCTGACTCAATCTACTATACAATTCTGAAAAACTAGCACTGTTAAAATCTGGCGCTACAAAAAGTGCCAAAGCCCACCTTTTATCTCTAATTGCTAGTAATAATCTTTCTTCGTAATCCTCATCTTGAACTAAGTTCACGATGCCCATAGGCTTGACCTCAATCGAATCTAATTGAAAATCTTTGAGTAAAAGACTTAGCTCATTAAATGTATCTTGCTTAGAATTTGATTTAGAAATATTTAAATTAGTTGTGTTAATTTCAGTCGAATCAATCTCAAAAGTCTCAATTTCTTTGTCCATATTATTAAATGGAACTGATGGGTTTTGCGATGAAATATTTCTAATTATCTCCTCTCCTTTTAATGTGTCTATTACTTCTGAGATGATATTATTTCCGTCAACTTTTTGCTCATCTTCAATCACATTAGTTTCTTCAGTTAGTTGGTGATTACTTAAATTCTTTTCATTATTATCATTCTTAGTAATATCAGTTTCATCTTCTAAGTCACCATTGATCGGATCAATTTCTTTTGTTTTGCTCTTAGTAGAATTTACTATGCCAGCAGTTTCTTCATCTAGATTATTAATATGTAGACTATCTAAAGGCAAGTTAAGATCATTAGCTTTTCCGGTTTCAGTTAGCTTTGTATTTTCTTCATCATTAAAATCTATAGATTTCTCATTTTCATTCTCCACTATATTGTTTTCTATTACCTTATTAGACTCAGAATCTTTAGTAGTACTTTCAACACCATTTAGTACTTCGGTTCTGGCTATATGATTTTCAGAAATTGACCTTTCAATAATATACCATCCTATAAAAAATAGTAATCCACCTAAAGCTATTACCAACAAAATAGATCGAATATCGCTAAGTTTTCCATTCCAGTTTAAGTTTTCAAAAAATGGGAATGGCGCTGCATCGTCCATGTCATCCAAATCTTTTTCAAGAGTTTCCCATTGAGATTCATCAAACTCAAACTCCTTTTCTGCAAGGTGATTCTTGAAAAATTGCGCTATGTTATCTTCCTCTTCTTTCATGGCTCTACTTCAAAATAAGCGTTCAAGTGGATCTGCAACTTTTTCTTTGCTCTTGCATAATTCGATTTTGAGGTGCCAACAGAAATTTTCAGCATT includes these proteins:
- a CDS encoding VOC family protein translates to MIKINPYLNFFGNAEEVFDFYQSIFGGEFASKMKFKDMPFEGQDKMSEESLNKIMHIALPIGNDILMGSDSLEERGHEHIEGNNFHITVNVDSKEEADRIYNLLSVGGNITLPIGDVPWGDYFAMFSDKFGIYWMISYTYPK
- a CDS encoding DUF5777 family beta-barrel protein, coding for MRKYFLIIFSIILFSKANAQDDLLEMLNEESDKIKTYVDATFKGTRLINGHSIETRKKHNLDFLISHRFGEISGGGYQFFGLDQSNVRIGFDYGLTDDFNIGIGRNSYEKTYDSYLKYRLLKQSQGAGAMPISVTLFSSVAVKTLKDVDYEEVMDFTDKMVFTHQVLIARKFSPALSLQVMPSFVHYNAITENQLRNDIFSLGAGGRIKLTKRFSLNAEYYYQFEPLTEETYNSIAIGIDIETGGHVFQLHFTNSQAMIEKGFITETYNNFFDGDIHFGFNISRTFQLGKKK
- a CDS encoding YceI family protein — protein: MKKKIILLILGLVAQTVVLAQTRLLDKEGKARFFSEAPLEDIEASTNQALGVIDTETNKVAVSILMKSFHFDKSLMEEHFNENYVESDKYPKATLTGILSEKINFDEVGKKEVLVNGELTIHGVTKQVSIPATITIQEKNVAVHTKFIIQVAEYKIKIPSVVIKNIAEEVEVTADFNFNKEETP
- a CDS encoding SprB repeat-containing protein, which gives rise to MSTKIKVMNYLVKVSYKPRCGRYLFPASFPNLNLSMFFSRNLIYLLIVSCFGCQYEQLSPVSDCSSSNLALSVVGDIQGANCGVSNGGFQVEATGGDGVYEYAIDDSFQTSGQFSNLSAGTYEVMVSDGNNCTSTVLVSIQNVDGINISLDVDDTGCGSTNGSIIVNATGGETPYTYSLNDASAVSSNTFNNLAAGEYTITATDNVGCVITQTVTLTTGVSYNATIDNIISSNCATSNCHGGNVSPNLSSLSNIQQNAGRIKAQTGSGSMPPSGKLSQTQIDAIACWVDDGAQNN
- a CDS encoding COG4315 family predicted lipoprotein gives rise to the protein MKKQIRYSILTYIMLSLLLLSACKDDDDDVTPDETSSSINLSSNGTLGSILVDGDGKTLYFFTKDTDGTSKCAGGCLDFWPIYYVENPEIGNGLDAVDFGEITRDDGEKQTTYKGWPLYYYSSTGDGATESAGATNGEAVNNVWFVAKPDYSIMLANAQLVGADGVNYTSDYTEGDSETQYFVDAAGRTLYIFINDSKDKNNFTAEDFSNDGVWPIFYDDIASLPSTLNVSDFGTIDVYGEQQLTYKGWPLYYFGQDTERGDNKGISFPAPGVWPIVNTDTEQAEEAPTVKITDDDTFGEIITDAVGNSLYYFTKDADGSSNCTGGCLNVWPIFYNEDIIIESGSNLDEDDFGTITLADGVTMQTTYKGWPLYYYSPTADGEIEDTGEVLGDGVNNVWYVAKESYSLMIADAQLVGHDGKNYTGDYEEGEGVTKYFTDAAGNTIYIFINDTKDTNNFTAEDFSNNGVWPIFYTEINELPSGMDKSDFGEILVYGEKQLTFRGWPLYYFGQDENRGENKGISFPSPGVWPIVNNNLNLAE